The Longimicrobiaceae bacterium genomic sequence GGCAACCCGCTCGGCTTCCAGAGCACCGTGACGGCCGGGGTAGTGAGCGCGGTGGGACGGTCCTTCCGGACCGAGATCGGGCGGCTGCTCGACGACATCATCCAGACCGATGCGGCCCTGAACCCCGGGAACTCCGGTGGTCCGCTGGTGGACTCCGGCGGCCGGGTGGTGGGGGTCAACACGGCTGTGATCGCGCGGGCACAGGGGATCTGCCTGGCGGTGGGGATCAACACCGCCGAATGGGTGGCCAGCCGGTTGATCCAGAATGGCCGGATCCGCCGCGCCTCGATCGGCGTGGCCGGACAGAACGTGGCGCTCGAGTCCGCGGCCGCGCGTGCGCTGGGGATGCCCGGTGGCGGCGGTGTACTGGTGCTCACCGTCGAGACAGGTAGCCCTGCTGCCCAGGCGGGTCTGGCGGAGGGGGACGTGGTGATCGCGCTCGACGGTGAGCCTGTCGGCGGCATCGACGGGCTGCATCGCCTGCTCGACGAGGAACGCATCGGCGTACCGGTCGTTCTCGGGGTATTGCGCGGGGGCAGTCGAATCGACGTGGTGGTGGTGCCGCGGGAGGCGTGATGGCGGCTTCGGGTCGGGACCTGGATGGATGTTATCCGTTATCCGTTATCCGTTATCAGTCGGGAGTGTTGGTCTTGTCTCGGGCGCGGCCGCCCTGCCGAGAAATCTCCAAACCCGGTCCGGACCGATAGCTGATCGCCGATAGGCGATAGTCGACGGCCATCACCATGCAGAAACCGACTCTAGCAGCCGAAACCCGTCTGGCCTGCGCCGTCCCTGTCTGGGCGGGACGGTTCTACCTGCGGCACCTGGGGCTGGTGGTGGGAATCTCGCTGATTCCCGCGGCGCAGCGCGCAGTGAGCCAGCTCTGGGCGGCGCAGGCTCCCCTGGCCTCCGGCGCTATCGGGGAGCTGGTGACGGCGGCCGCGCGGGTGGCCCTGTTCGTCCTCGTATTCCGCCTGGCGATCACCGGGGAGGAGCGGCTGCGCGGACTGGATGGTCGTGAGGGGATGCGGCGTATCGGTCACTTTGCGCGGGGGCACTGGCGCAGCCTGATCGTGCAGCTCGTCCTCTTCGTCCTCGTCTTCATCGTCTTCGACCGCATTCCAGATGCGGTGATTGCTCCGCGGGTACCGGAATCTGCTCGCCCTGTCTACTGGGCTGTTCTCCTGTTCATCAAGAACCCCACCATCATCGCCTTCACGCTGATCTGGGAGATCGGAATCCTGCGCCAGATGCTGCTCATACCGGCTCTTCCCCCCGCAGCACCTCATACCCCGACACGATATCCAGCAACTCGGTAGTGATCGCGCTCTGCCGCAGCTGGTTGAGCTCTCCCCGCAGCTCGACCAGCCGGTCGTCTATGCTCCGCTCCGCGGAGTGCATCGCCGCCCGGCGCGCCGCGTGTTCGCTGGCCATCGACTCGGCAACCGCGCGATGTAGCGTCACGAACAGGTACTCGCGGACCACAGCGGCAAACAGAGTCTCCCAATCGGTCGACAGCGCGGGAACCGCCCTTGGTCGCCAGGGTGCGCTGGCAAGCGCACGCAGATAGGCCACCGGAATCGGGAGCAGTACCTCGGTGTGCGGACGGTAGATCGACCTCGAATCGTTCCGGTTGAAGTAGAGATATACCCCGTCCTGCTCGCCCGAGGCCCGCCACACGTCGATGCGCTCCAGGATCTCCCCCACCAGCCGCGTGATCGTGGGCGCGGAGACAGGAAGGGTGAGGATGCCCGCCAGCCTCGTCCCTCCCTCTTCGAGGCGAGCGGCCACACGCGTGCCGACCGCCAGCACGGGACCAGGGGTCTCGCCGGCGCTCACTCGCGCCCATGACTCCAGAAAATGCGTGGCGATCTGCTCGTTGAAGGCGCCGCAGAGCCCCTGGTCGGACCCGAAGACGATGGACGCGGGACGCGCCGGGGGCCGCGCGGCAAGCTCCGGGATGGAGCCGGGTCGCAACCGCAGGAGGGCCTGCATCCCCAGGTTCACGCCGCGAACGTACTCCTCCAGCGAAGCCAGCGCCTCCTCGTACTGACGGATGCTCACGGTGGCGAGGGCCTTCATCGTCCGCACGATGGAGCGGAGGTCCTCGGTCGTTTCGAGGCGGCGCCGGATGGCCTCAGTCGTCTGCATCGGACCTCCTTGCAAAGGCCTCGTCCACCGCCCGCCGCGCGACCGCAAGAACCCTCTCGGCGTCCACCGGATCGATCGGCTCACCCTCGTCGATGCGGCTCCAGATCTCGGCCAGTTCGTCGTGAACCGCGTCCCGGACCACCACCTCGGCATCCGCGATCTCTTCCAATCGCAGCGGATCGAAGAGCCCCGCCGTCAGAGCGAGCAGGGTCACGACCTGCGCGGGGGCAGACACCGTCGCGTACTGCGCCTGCTTCAGTACCTCGCGCACGCGCTCGCCGCGCGCGAGCGTTCGGCGAGTGTCCTCGTCCAGGCGCGTGCCGAAACGGGCGAAGGCCTCCAGCTCCTCGAACTGGCTGTACGACAACCGAAGGTCCGAGACAACCGAGCGATAGGCCGGGAGCTGCGTCTTCCCGCCGACCCGGGAGACCGACAACCCCACATCCACCGCGGGCAGGATTCCCCGCTGGAAGAGCTCGGGCGAGAGGTAGACCTGCCCGTCCGTGATCGAGATCAGGTTGGTAGGGATGTAAGCCGAGAGGTTCTGCGCCTCCGTTTCGATGATCGGCAGCGCTGTCAGCGACCCGCCTCCGAGCTCCGGGCGCAGGTGCGTAGCCCGCTCGAGCAGGCGCGCGTGGATGTAGAAGATGTCGCCGGGGAAGGCTTCACGTCCAGGCGGACGCCTCAGAAGCAGAGACAGCTCGCGGTAGGCCTGCGCGTGGCGGGTCAGGTCGTCGTAGACGACCAGCACGTCGCGCCCCTCCTCCATGAAGAACTCCGCGATGCTCGTGGCCGCGTACGGCGCAACGTATTGGAGCCCCGGTGGCGCCTCTCCCGAGGCGACCACCACGATCGAGTACTCCAGGGCACCGCGCCGCCGCAGCTCGGCGATCACGCTTGCGACGGAGGCGGCTCGCTGACCGATGGCGCAGTAGATACAGACCACACCCTCGCCGGCCTGGTTCAGGATTGTGTCGACCGCGAGGGCGGTCTTCCCGGTCTGTCGATCCCCCAGGATCAGTTCCCGCTGCCCTCGCCCGATCGGGACGAGGGCGTCGATCACCTTGATCCCGGTCTGGAGCGGCACCTCGACCGGTGCGCGATCCATGATGGGGTGGGCCTCTCGCTCCAGGAGGAAGCGGTGAGGGGTGCGGACCGGACCGCGTCCATCGAGCGGCGCACCGGTGGGATCGATCACCCGGCCCAGAAGCGCCGGTCCGACCGGCACGTCGGCCACCCGTCCGGTGCGGCGCACCTCGTCGCCCGCGGCGATCTGACGTTCATCGCCAAGCAGGATCACCCCCACCTCGTCAGGGTCGAGGTTGAAGGCGAAGCCCGTCACGCCCCCGGAGAACTCGACGATCTCCTCCGATGCCACCCCCGGAAGCCCCGCGATCCGCGCGGTTCCCCGGGCCACCGATCGGACCGTGCCCACCTCGCGCAGCGTCAGCGCAGGGACCCTCGTTTGCGCCACGCGGGTCAGGAGCGAAGCCGCCCGGGCGGCTTCCTCGCGGAGCCCTTCCTCAACTCCCGACATCGCTCGTTTCCACTTCGGATGTCCCGTGGAAGGCCTCCCGCATCCCTTCCTCCAGCGCGCGGAGGTAGTCATCAAGCGTCCAGGCCACCTTCACACCCCCGGCCCGCAACTCCACTCCCGCGAGTAGATCCGGATCGGTGTCGAACTGTGGAATGGAGTCGGCGCCGAAGGTCTCGGCGAGCTGCCGGGTGAGGACCTCGCGTTGCGTGTGCGATAGGGGGAAGGCGGTGCGAAGCCGCAGGAGACCGCCGTCCTGGCGTGCGGCGGCGACCAGGCGATCCCGGTCCGCCGCACTCATCTCCCTCAACCGAGCCAGGAAGCGCGCGATCAGCAGCTCCTCCAGGTCCACGCCGGCCAGCTCCCGCAGGGCATTGCGGATCACCTCCAGGCTCCCCTGCCCCACCTGCAGACGGAGATCCCGCAGGAAGGCCTCCTTCTCCTGTTCGAGCGCTCGCTTCCAGCGCTCCCGCAGCTCGCCCACCTCGGCGCGGACCTGCCGCACCTGCTCCTGTCGTAACGCCTCCGCCTCGGCGCGAACCTCGGCGAACAGGGTTTCCCGCTGCCCCTCGAAGTCATCAATCAAGCCGCGGTAACGCTCGCCTTCCGCCGCCGCTTCGGCGCGCAGGAGCTCCGCGCTGGCCAGCTCCTCGCGGACTCTGGCCTCGCGAGCCTCCATGGCCCGCGTCACGGGGCCGTAGAGGAACCGCGTGAGCAGCCAGATCAGCAGCGCAAAGTTGATGATCTGGGCAACGACGGTGAAGGGATCGATCAGCACTGCTCACCCACCCGCGCGTGCCAGCAGGGCGCCCCAGAACGGGTTCGCGAAGATGAGGACGATGGCGATCACGAAGCAGTAGATGCCCGAAGACTCGATGATCGCCAGGCCGATGAACAGCGTGCGGCTGATCGTGTTCGCTTCGTCCGGCTGCTGTGCGATCGCGGCTAGAGCCTGGGCAATAGCTCGTCCCTCGGCGAGCGCGGGGGCGATCGATCCGACGCTGACCGCGACCGAGGCCATGATGATCGAAAAGATTCCGACCCAGTCGAGCCCACTCAATTCTGCCATCATTCCTCCACTCGAGGTCCGGTTCTGGCGACCGCCTGATCGTGCGCGCGGGTTGCCGAAGCGATGTACACGAGGGCCAATACGGCGAAGATGTATGCCTGGATTGCGCCAATCAGAAGGCCGAAGGCCTGCATGATCGCGGGGAAGAAGAGCGGCGCGAGGCTCATCAGCAGAGCGACCATCACGGCGCCGCTCATCATGTTGCCGAAGAGACGGAGGGCCAGCGCCAGCGTGCGCGAGAACTCGCCCATTACAGTGAAGGGGAGGACGAAGAGCGACGGCTGCGCATAGTGTTTCAGGTACCCGCGCAGTCCGTGCTGACGAATGCCGAACACCGGGACCGCGACGAAGACCGCGATGGCGAGGGCGGCCGTCGTGGAGAGCGAGCTGGTGGGGGCGTGATAGCCCGGAAATACCGTCAGGAGGTTGGCGGCGAGAATGAACAGGAAGAGGGTGCCGACGAAGGGCAGCATCGGTTGCGGACGCTGACCGCTCACCTCGCGGATCTGGTCGAGGATCACCGAGACCACTGCCTCGACAAGGTTCTGCCGATGGGTGATGGTTCCGTCGATCCGCAGCCCCCTGGTGAGCACCCAGGAGGCCACGACCAGCACCGCCATCACCACCCAGGTCCATAGCAGGGTGGCGTTTACCGCGATCGGACCCCACCGCCAGTAGACCAGCTGGTCCGGCGTGATCTCCATTCCTCCCTCCTCACCGCGAATCAGGACCGGCGAGCGAACCTGCGGGTGTCTCAGAGCCCGCCGGTGCCACAGGCGCAGTGAGCGTGGTCGTCCCCTGACGCGCCTTTCCCGCGCCGATCCCGCCGGAGATCGCACCCGCGGTTGCAATCGGCGCTCTGACGCGGCGAATCAACATCGTCCGACCCAGGAGGAAGCCCGCGATCGCCGCCAGCAGAGGGAGCGGCCGGCCACCCGAAGCGAGCACTATCCCGACCGACACGACCCCGGCGCGAAACAGGAAGCTGCCCGCCACCAGCATTCCCGGTCGCCGGGTAGCAGGGACCCGGCGCACGGTCCACCAGAGAGTGGCAAAGTACAAGAGGCCCAGCAGTAGGCCGCTCGCGCCCGCAAGGGCGACCGCTGCGGCGGGTATCTCACTCATGCTCCCTCACCTCCTCGTCTTCATCCTCGTTCACGTCCTCGCCTTCGTCCTCCTCGCGGTAGTCGCCCTGGATCGCCCGCTGCTCCACCGAGACCCAGTGCCAGGCGTTCCAGCATCCCACCAGCAGACCAGCCGCCAGCAGCATCAATGCCCATGAGAACCGGCCAGGCCAGCGCGCATCGATCCACAGACCCACGGCCACCCCGACCAGGGTCGGAATGGCTATCGACCAGCCGACCATTCCGTACATCCCCAGGCCAAACCAGGTCGCGCGGGCGCGGTGCTTCCGGGCTCGCTTCCTCCGCTCGGCCCGCTGCGCGACGCGCCGAGCGAGCGGATCCTCGGGCGGCTCGGGGTCAGAGGGTGACACGGGACTCGAGCTCCATGAAGCGACGGATGAAGTCCGCTTCCAGGCGGGCGATGGCGCTGCGCGCCTGTCGCTCCCGCTCATCTTCGGCGAGGAACTCCCGCTGCACGAGGTCCCGCAGGCCGTAGAGATCGTCCCCGACCACCCCGCGCCGGGTCGGCACCAGCACGTCCGCGCCGTGCTTGACCAGGAGCCCCCCGTCCACGGCGACGTACCGCTCGCTCCCGTCCGCGCGCTCGAATGATAGCAGTCCCGGGACGAGCGCCACGAGGAAGTCGACGTGGCGGGGAAGGATGGTGAAGTTTCCGTGCACCCCTTCCGCCGACACCTCGACCACCTCCTCGTCGGCCAGGACTCTCGTCGGCAGCAGGATCTGCAGGCGCATGCGGATCAACTCCTCCTCGCCTCGGAGATCGACCCGATCATGTAGAGGGTGCGCTCGGGCAGGTCGGCGAACTCGTCGTTGAGGATTCGTTCGCACCCGTCCAGCGTGTCCTCCAGCGAGACGGTGCGCCCCTCCTGCCCGGTGAACGCCTCGGTCGTGTGAAAGGGCTGGGTCAGGAATCTCTCCAGCCGTCGCGCGCGCTGCACCACCCGCCGATCCTCGCGGGAGAGCTCCTCCAGGCCGAGCATGGCGATGATGTCCTTGAGATCCTCGTAGAGGGCGAGGGTGCGGCGCACCTCCCGGGCCGTTTCGTAATGGCGACGGCCGACCACCAGCGGGTTGAGGATGTTCGAGGTCGACTGGAGTGGATCGACGGCCGGGTAGAGCCCCTCGCCGGCGCGGCGGCGCGAGAGGACGATGGAAGCGGAGAGGTGCGCGAAGGTGTGGACCGCGGCGGGATCGGTGAAGTCGTCAGCGGGCACGTAGACCGCCTGCACCGAGGTGATCGCCCCGCTCTCGGTGTTGCTGATGCGCTCCTGCAGCTCGGCGAGCTCCCCTGCCAGCGTGGGCTGGTAGCCGACCCGCGAGGGGATGCGACCGAGAAGCCCGGACACCTCCGCGCCCGCCTGCACGAAGCGGAAGATGTTGTCGATGAGGAGGAGCACGTCCTGCCGCTCGCGGTCGCGGAAGTACTCGGCGATCGAGACGGCCGCGTGCCCGACCCGCAGGCGCGCGCCCGGCGGCTCGTTCATCTGCCCGAAGACCATCACCGTGCTCCCCAGCACGCCCGCATGACGCATCTCCCGGTACAGCTCCTCCGCCTCGCGGCAGCGCTCACCGATCCCACAGAAGATGCTGACCCCCTCGTGCTGCCCCACCATGTTGTGGATCAGCTCGGTGATCACCACCGTCTTACCCACGCCGGCTCCGCCGAAGAGGCCCGCCTTCCCTCCTCGCTCCATGGGAGCGAGGAGGTCGATGGCCTTGATTCCGGTGACGAGCATCTCGGCGCTGGCCCGAAGCTGGGTGAGAGGCGCCGGGGGCTGGAAGAGCGGGCGCCGCTCGGCGGCGGTCAGGGGAGGCTGGGTGTCGATCGTCTCGCCGAGCACGTTCAGCACGCGGCCGAGCAACTCGCGCCCGACGGGGACGTCGAAGGGTCGGCCGGTGTCGTGGACAGGCGCCCCTCGGGAGAGACCGCGGGTGGGCGTCAGCGCCACCGCCCGGACGGTTCGCTCGTCGAGGTGACCGAAGACCTCGAGCACCATCCTGCGTTCCGGGCCGGCCTCCAGCCGCGTCCCCGGTGCGGGGAGCGGTCCCTCGAAATGGACGTCGACCACGCTGCCGCGGACGGCGACGGTCCGGCCGGTCTGGAGGTCGGGTTGGGCGGAGGCGTGCATAGCGGCCACCGGGTGACGGCGAGCTGCAGCCGGTGCGTTGCGGTGGGGGTGTCCCCCACGATAGGCGGCGACAGCAACGCTCGCGCCACCACCCGTAGCGGGTCAGCGGGCTTCTACCGGCTACCGAGCCGTCAGGCTGATCGACGTTCAACCGCGCGCGTTCGGCGCCGGCCCGCGCAGGCTGCCCACAGTACTACTATGTCTCGCCCTCTTCGCGGTTCGAGGGCAGCCGCCCGGAGCGGGCTAGCGCGAGGGGGTCCGCCGGCTCCAGCGCCTCCCGCAATCAGCCTCGTTCGACGGCACACGCTCATCGGCGTTCGAGGGCACTCACTGCGACCCGGCCACCAGCGTGGTGAAACTGAGCGCCGGCAATGTCACCCGCGCACTCCCGTCGACCACCGGCACGCTCTCCAGCTCTTCCATTCCCCGATTCGAGTCGGTTACGAACACCCTCAGCCGGCTGACCTCCGGCGGGAGTCCGCTCACCACCGCCCCCCGCGCCGCGCCGTCGTTCACCAGGTGCACCGCGTACTCGCCGGCGGCGATGTTCCCCACCGCGGCGCAGCTCACCAAGGGATGGTCGCAGGTGGTGGGTAGATGGAAGCCGCGCGGCGACGAGGCAAGCTGCTTCAGATTCCAGAAGCGCTGCGTCGGACGCAGCTCGCTCGAGTCGCCGAAAACGCCCCCGCCCACGAGCAACGAGTAATCGGAGGTGAGCTGCCACTGGAGGATGGAGAGCGGCTGCGCCAGCGCCATCATCCGCACGTAGAGTTGGATCTCCTCCAGAGCGAACGCCGGCTCGCTGAAGATGGCCGGGTACCGCCATGCGCCGGCGTCGGTGCTCCCCTCGCCCACCAGCAGCGGCACGTTGAGCTGGCGTGCCGCCTCACCCCAGTAGCTCAGGATCTCGTCTGTCCAGCCCCGCCAGGAGTGGAAGGAGACGGCATCCACGTAGCGGAGCGCCTCAGGGTCACGCATGGCGGGCACGATGAAGTCCATCGCGGTCGCGTCCGAGGTGTCGCCGAACAGCATCCCGGTGGCCAGGCCCCGCTCCCCGAAATAGGCGCCCAGCCCCCGGATCAGCGCCGCGTGCTCCTCGGCGGTCTGGCGGACGTCGATGCCGAGATCCGACTCGTTGAACGAGAACATCGCCGCCTCGACCCCATACGCCTCCTTCAGGAACACGAGGTAGTCGGCGATGGATTCATAGATCTTCGCCATCTTCGCCGGGTCGAGGGGGTCGCCGTGCTCACCCGGTTCGTGCTCGGCTTCTCCACCGCCCACGATGGCCCAGTCCGGCGGGAACCAGATGCTGACCACCACGGTCATCCCCCGCAGCTTCAGCTCGCGGGCCATCTCCATCGCCTGGCGGACTCGCGGGTGCAGCCTTCCGGCGCGGGCTTCGGCGAGGGGATCCATGTCCTCCTCCGGGTGCCACTGGCGCCAGGGCAGCTCGACTCGGGCCCAGGCGACCCGAAGGTTCTCCAGGTTGTACTCGATAACCTGCGGATCGAGCTCGGGGTTCTGCAGACGGAAGTTCCCGCCGACGCCGTCGAAAGCGCGCCCCGGTCGGGTGCTCCGCACGTGCACCTGCACCGGAGAGCGATCGATCACCCCGTCAGCGCGGATCGTGATCTCTTTCCGGGCGCTGTCGCCTGCCGCGGAATTCTCGGGAAGGATCAGTGCCTCGAGGCGAATCGAGCCGCCGTTGCGGTCGGACCGGCCGAGCCGGAGCGATACAGGCGCCTGAAAGCGGATCTCGACCTGCTGCGAGTCGGTGACGAAGCGGATGCCCTGCGCGCGCCGCTCGGCGGCGGTGGTGGCGCTTCCCTGGACCTTGCCGAGGGGCACATTGTCATCTCCCTCTGCGGCCCCGATCCATTCCGCTAGCCCCGCCGAGTAGACCTCGCTCGGGAGGTCCACGCAGAAGGTGATGCGAGCCGGAATACCCTGCGTGTCGGCCACCACCGCCAGATCGAGGGCTGCCGTTCCCCGGCCCACGTCCTCGACGGTCTGGCGGAAGCTGATTCCTCCTAGCGAGGAGGCGACGCGACGCACGGGGCCCTCGCGCTCGTAGCGGGGACGCTGCCGCTCCTTGGAGGTCCGCACCATCTCGCTGCCGTCCGGCCGCTGCAGGCAGATCCCCGTCTCGAAGGGGATGCGGTGCTCTTCGATGCGGACCCCCTCGAGGTTCCCCCAGGCGGCGACCTCGGCCTGGGCTGCCGCGGCCACCGGCAGCGGCACGAGCGCAGCGCCGGCCGCAAAGACTTTCGCGATTCCCCTCGACCACCGCAGCATCGGCAATCTCCTCTGTCGGTCCAAGGTGTGGTATCGCGCCGCGCCGAATCCCTCCTGCTCCGACCTGGGCGCTACGCCCGTGGCGTCGTGTCGCTCCTCAGTTCCTCCCAGATCTCGCGAGCAGGTTGAGTGGAAAAGATGACGGGTCGATTCACCAGCGCCAGTGAGGAGCCTCTTCAACCCCTCGCTGCGGCAGGCGCCGGTACGCCTGCACCAGGGAGATGAAGTCCGCTCGGTAGCCCTCCGGGTCTTCACCCTGGCCGCGGCGCGCCAGCTCCAGTACCTGGTGAACGTCGAGCGAGCCGCGGTGCTCCGACTCGCGCAGGAGCATGCCGAAGCCCGCGACCGCGGCGGCGAAGGTGAGGTCTCGGGACGGCGGGTCCACCCGGTCCGGTACCGGGTGCTCCAGCAGCCGGCTCTGCTCCCGGTCGGAATCCTTGTAGCGGACCTTCACGAAAGCCAACTCTGCAGCCCGCGAGCCGTCCGACGGTCGGGTCGGCGTCTGGTAGCGGAGCGAGTCGACGTCCCGAACTTCCACATCCGTGTCCGCCCCAACCGGTACCACTTCGTAGAGCGCGGTGACCGTGTGACCCGCGCCCAGCTCTCCCGCGTCCTTCCGGTCGTCGTTGAAGTCCTCTGCGGCGAGGGTGCGGTTCTCGTAGCCGATCAACCGGTAGGCGCGCACCTTTGCGGGGTTGAACTCCACCTGGATCTTCACGTCCCTGGCCACGGTCAGGAGGGTGCCACCCATCTCGCTCACCAGGACCTTGCGGGCCTCGAGCAGGCCGTCGATGTAGGCGAAGTTGCCGTTCCCGTGATCGGCCATCTGCTCCATCCTGGCATCCTTCAGGTTGCCGCGGCCGAACCCGAGCACGGTGAGGAAGGTCCCCTCCCGCCGCCTCTCCTCCACCAG encodes the following:
- a CDS encoding ATP synthase subunit I; the protein is MSEIPAAAVALAGASGLLLGLLYFATLWWTVRRVPATRRPGMLVAGSFLFRAGVVSVGIVLASGGRPLPLLAAIAGFLLGRTMLIRRVRAPIATAGAISGGIGAGKARQGTTTLTAPVAPAGSETPAGSLAGPDSR
- a CDS encoding F0F1 ATP synthase subunit C; the protein is MMAELSGLDWVGIFSIIMASVAVSVGSIAPALAEGRAIAQALAAIAQQPDEANTISRTLFIGLAIIESSGIYCFVIAIVLIFANPFWGALLARAGG
- a CDS encoding F0F1 ATP synthase subunit A — translated: MEITPDQLVYWRWGPIAVNATLLWTWVVMAVLVVASWVLTRGLRIDGTITHRQNLVEAVVSVILDQIREVSGQRPQPMLPFVGTLFLFILAANLLTVFPGYHAPTSSLSTTAALAIAVFVAVPVFGIRQHGLRGYLKHYAQPSLFVLPFTVMGEFSRTLALALRLFGNMMSGAVMVALLMSLAPLFFPAIMQAFGLLIGAIQAYIFAVLALVYIASATRAHDQAVARTGPRVEE
- a CDS encoding F0F1 ATP synthase subunit delta translates to MLIDPFTVVAQIINFALLIWLLTRFLYGPVTRAMEAREARVREELASAELLRAEAAAEGERYRGLIDDFEGQRETLFAEVRAEAEALRQEQVRQVRAEVGELRERWKRALEQEKEAFLRDLRLQVGQGSLEVIRNALRELAGVDLEELLIARFLARLREMSAADRDRLVAAARQDGGLLRLRTAFPLSHTQREVLTRQLAETFGADSIPQFDTDPDLLAGVELRAGGVKVAWTLDDYLRALEEGMREAFHGTSEVETSDVGS
- a CDS encoding trypsin-like peptidase domain-containing protein gives rise to the protein MRHLQLIAGDGGAVAAAGGANRPDDVELLDAYSRAVVAAVERVGPAVVRVDVEAAAPGPGRRPGRRDRAVQSHGSGFIFTPDGLVLTNSHVVRHARRVSVELEGGRQSVASVIGDDPATDLAVLRIDGSRLPYVEFGNSRNLRVGQLVIAIGNPLGFQSTVTAGVVSAVGRSFRTEIGRLLDDIIQTDAALNPGNSGGPLVDSGGRVVGVNTAVIARAQGICLAVGINTAEWVASRLIQNGRIRRASIGVAGQNVALESAAARALGMPGGGGVLVLTVETGSPAAQAGLAEGDVVIALDGEPVGGIDGLHRLLDEERIGVPVVLGVLRGGSRIDVVVVPREA
- a CDS encoding AtpZ/AtpI family protein; this encodes MSPSDPEPPEDPLARRVAQRAERRKRARKHRARATWFGLGMYGMVGWSIAIPTLVGVAVGLWIDARWPGRFSWALMLLAAGLLVGCWNAWHWVSVEQRAIQGDYREEDEGEDVNEDEDEEVREHE
- a CDS encoding F0F1 ATP synthase subunit epsilon; the protein is MRLQILLPTRVLADEEVVEVSAEGVHGNFTILPRHVDFLVALVPGLLSFERADGSERYVAVDGGLLVKHGADVLVPTRRGVVGDDLYGLRDLVQREFLAEDERERQARSAIARLEADFIRRFMELESRVTL
- a CDS encoding alternate F1F0 ATPase, F1 subunit alpha, whose translation is MSGVEEGLREEAARAASLLTRVAQTRVPALTLREVGTVRSVARGTARIAGLPGVASEEIVEFSGGVTGFAFNLDPDEVGVILLGDERQIAAGDEVRRTGRVADVPVGPALLGRVIDPTGAPLDGRGPVRTPHRFLLEREAHPIMDRAPVEVPLQTGIKVIDALVPIGRGQRELILGDRQTGKTALAVDTILNQAGEGVVCIYCAIGQRAASVASVIAELRRRGALEYSIVVVASGEAPPGLQYVAPYAATSIAEFFMEEGRDVLVVYDDLTRHAQAYRELSLLLRRPPGREAFPGDIFYIHARLLERATHLRPELGGGSLTALPIIETEAQNLSAYIPTNLISITDGQVYLSPELFQRGILPAVDVGLSVSRVGGKTQLPAYRSVVSDLRLSYSQFEELEAFARFGTRLDEDTRRTLARGERVREVLKQAQYATVSAPAQVVTLLALTAGLFDPLRLEEIADAEVVVRDAVHDELAEIWSRIDEGEPIDPVDAERVLAVARRAVDEAFARRSDADD
- a CDS encoding F0F1 ATP synthase subunit gamma, translated to MQTTEAIRRRLETTEDLRSIVRTMKALATVSIRQYEEALASLEEYVRGVNLGMQALLRLRPGSIPELAARPPARPASIVFGSDQGLCGAFNEQIATHFLESWARVSAGETPGPVLAVGTRVAARLEEGGTRLAGILTLPVSAPTITRLVGEILERIDVWRASGEQDGVYLYFNRNDSRSIYRPHTEVLLPIPVAYLRALASAPWRPRAVPALSTDWETLFAAVVREYLFVTLHRAVAESMASEHAARRAAMHSAERSIDDRLVELRGELNQLRQSAITTELLDIVSGYEVLRGEEPV
- the atpD gene encoding F0F1 ATP synthase subunit beta; the protein is MHASAQPDLQTGRTVAVRGSVVDVHFEGPLPAPGTRLEAGPERRMVLEVFGHLDERTVRAVALTPTRGLSRGAPVHDTGRPFDVPVGRELLGRVLNVLGETIDTQPPLTAAERRPLFQPPAPLTQLRASAEMLVTGIKAIDLLAPMERGGKAGLFGGAGVGKTVVITELIHNMVGQHEGVSIFCGIGERCREAEELYREMRHAGVLGSTVMVFGQMNEPPGARLRVGHAAVSIAEYFRDRERQDVLLLIDNIFRFVQAGAEVSGLLGRIPSRVGYQPTLAGELAELQERISNTESGAITSVQAVYVPADDFTDPAAVHTFAHLSASIVLSRRRAGEGLYPAVDPLQSTSNILNPLVVGRRHYETAREVRRTLALYEDLKDIIAMLGLEELSREDRRVVQRARRLERFLTQPFHTTEAFTGQEGRTVSLEDTLDGCERILNDEFADLPERTLYMIGSISEARRS